The Xylocopa sonorina isolate GNS202 chromosome 11, iyXylSono1_principal, whole genome shotgun sequence genome includes the window AAATAAATAACAGTATACATATACGTAGTATGCATATCCATATATAACACGAATTATAAAATACTTTTAACAATTTTAAATATAAtctcctatatatatatatatatatatatatatatatatatatatatatatatatataggaggGTAATTGGGTAAAGGGTAATTGAAACGCTTAATATTTGTTTAAATTTGTTTAAACAGTATCGATCGATTTGTTTAAACAGATCGAAATAATTTTCTCAGTATGGATGAATAGTGAAAAAGTGGCGCGTTTTATTTGACAGAAAATGTCATAAAAATTTTAAGAATTAATACGCGAATGGATTCTTCCCTTAGTAAAACGTAATGGAACATTTTTTTCTGatgtcgtgaaatagaatggaTCTCGATTAATCTAAGTAGATGTCGTATCGTAACGTAAAATAGAAAGACGCACGAGGACTGAAATACGGTAAAGAAATTTCTCACTATTTAACTTACCTTCGACGGGGACATTGCCGCCATTGTCGTTATATCGCTTTCCATTGAAAAACATAACCGCTGTTCATTGCAACGTCCATCAGTTACTTGTTTTGTTTAATCTTCAGTTCGAGAACGTAAAACCTTTGCAACGCGTAGCGTTTTgcatcttttttctttttgaaaTTTCGTACTACGGCGACATGCGTGAAAGGAAAGAGAGGTAGAGCATGCACGAAAGTCACAAAACGTACCGTGAATCGCTATGTAAATCAGACAAATTTGACAGCCATTCCCAGGTAGCGCGGCGAGTACACAATACACGATTGTTGCCATGCTATATGCGACCAGTGAATATTTTATTAGAACGCATCGAAACATGCgcaaattgttatataaaatatCTTTATTATCTTTAAAACTAAATAAATAAAGAataattacaattatttgaTCATTTATACGaatgtaaaattatttaaatttattcACGTAATTGTAGTAATTTTACGGTTTAATATTTTCTATTGGATTTTCCTTATCCATTCTCTTTTCACACTTTTTGCATGCATTATTCTCTTTTGTCAATTAAAATTCTTTATTTTCGTTAACCGTTCCTTATTATATTtactattatatatattatattattattagtcgcctcttacggcAACCAGGGGTACATACCGTAGGTGTATTCTAATCCCCACCGCGCAGGGATTACCTCAATTTAATCAAAATTAAttgaatatataaataaatataaattaaattgaAGGGACACATAAAATAGCGTTCGAATCTTATCATAGTCTAGAATCTAAAATTTTTTAATGAGAATATAAACATTGCATAGCGAggatttttaattaatatatgaGACTGCATTGGAATTCTTTGAACGGAAGTTTATAATACAGATGTGTTGTTTGAATAACCAATCGAAAAATCAATCAGACACCACGCTTACTTGTATGCACTTGTATGCACATTACATCATGTTATTCGTATATACAGATAGAAATGACTAGATACACTGAAATTACGAACGGTGCCTGAAATCATAAATAAACTAACTACATTTACTTGACATACGAACAATGTACAATTACAACTTTCAATAAAATAGTAAAGTTCGTTtaataaacattttttaattataaccGATGTATCGTCCTTTCTATAAAAATGTGTATAAAATTGATCTATATAACTTGTACCTGTGAATAATCGGTTATCATTATTTTCATGGATTATTGATGGAATATTTAATTTAACTATCGATTATGTACTATGCACGTAAAGTGAAGAAAACTTATTGTAAAATATACCTTTTGTTTCAGTATCACTGTAATTAAACAACAGAGACTATTCATGACTTCAGCAGAACACTTTATAAGCTTAATTAATGTGGCTAGTGCTAAAAAGCTAGCTACCGCGCTTGTTTTATGCTTTATTGTATATCATGGATTAATGCACCTTATATATGGTAGAAACTCTTAACgttatataattttttatttaattttaattttttatcGCTTAATAATCATGATAATTTCATTCAGGTAGTGACTCATGTAAGTGGTTACTAACAGAAGGAAGATATAAAGGAGACAAAGAATGGCAACCTTACGGCTGTATGATGCATTATTATACACAAACGTATGAACTTAACTTATATCGATGATGTTATACAGGAGATATTATGGTCGAGAGaatgttttttaaattatttatttgcaCAGAGACAGTCGCAGATGTATGAGATATTTAGCTTTCATGGGCCACCGTAACCACTTTGCATTTATCGGAGATGCTAGAATTAGGCAGTTGTACAAATCTTTTATATCACAATTTATAGTTGATGGAAAGACGTCGGATTTAACGGAATTACCAGAGAATTCTGATCTGAATTTTAATGACGCGCAGCTTCGACTGAATGTGCAATTTTTGTGGAGGCCTCAATTGAATAATTTTATGATGGACAATCTCAGAGGGTGGATGGTAACTGCATACATTAGATTTATAAAAATTTAAAGGCAGTTAGACGCGTGTTTATTAGAGAAATATTAATGACTGTGTTACTTTTCAGAAAACTGATGCACCTAGCTTAATTGTTTCAGGCTGTGCAGCAATGACAATTCTTGCTAATAACGATAGCGATACTCAATTGTATTCTGAATATACTATGGGATTAGTAAGACTTGTACAACCAGTAGATTTTCTAGCTAAGAAAAATACAAAATATTTGTGGATGCTGCAAGACCCAATATTAAAAGAAAGATTACCGGCTCAATTATCAAGCATAGACAATAGACAGATCAATTTGTGTAACAAAGCAGCAATAAAAGTATATATTGTTTAATGAATTTTTTGGTACATTCGTAAAAAAATTAAACTTTTTACACTTTGTTTTTATGCAGATACTATCCCACAGTGAGGCTCATATATGGGAGAGCAGCAAACTTGTTGGTGCAGGTGTATTGGAACAAAGCCCAGATGGATATTTGGCTAGTCCTCTATCTTTACGACAGAAGGTTCAAATATTGTTGAACACCTACTGCAATGATCATATGAATTTCGACGATGGTAGCTGTTGCAGTTACCCAGAACCAGCAACAACATTACAATTATTAAGTTTATCTGCACTTGCTCTATGGtaattatgtacatattatGTTAGAAATTAAGCAAATAGTAAGTAATAGTTTATTACAGTATAATAATTGGTGGTGGAATGTGGTTGTACAGAAAATTCTGCTATTATCGAACTGAGATTTCTTATTTACGTATCAATACTACCGAAGTAGAAAACACAGAGGAAGCAAATAATTCTGAAACCACACAAATCGAACAACCCGAAGTACAAGATTTATATACTTTAATGACATCATTGGCTCTTTTGTCAATTATCTTAGCTTACTTTTATTTGTGTGACAGgtacaaaaatatttttatcattttattCTATTAATTGTTACTTTCCACGCTAACTGTTATAGATCTATTTTCAATTGTATTTAGAACAAATTTTTTCATGAAGGAGAACAAGTACTATAGTGAATTCAGTTTTTGGTTACCGCTTGGATACATATTGGCTCTTGGATTATTTTTTACCGAAGACAGAGAAAGAGGGCCGAGGACTTTGAATCGAGAGCAAACAGATGAATGGAGAGGGTTAATGCAGGCTGTAGTATTGATCTATCATGTCACCGGTGCCAAAAACGTGTTACCCATTTACATGTATTTAAGACTAATTAATTCTGCTTATTTATTTCTCTCTGGATATGGACATTTTTGTTACTTTTGGCAAACGGGTGATGTTTCCTTAGTGAGGTTTGCTCGAGTATGTATTCAGGAACACAAAAATTTAATGTAATCGCGTACTATATTTATACGTTCATTACTTTTCAGGTAATGTTCAGGTTGAACTTTTTAACTGTGTCGTTATGCCTTTGCATGAACAGACCATATCAGTTTTACCATTTTGTTCCACTAGTCTCGTTCTGGTTTTTAGTCatttatttcttagcatggctACCACCGAGAATATATTCTGGCAGCCTGAACGAATATGGGCCTAGAGCATTACTTTATTTAGCACTGAAATTGTTGGGTCTTGTATCAATGATCACAATACTGTACATGTCAGAGGTAATGGTTACCCGTTATGAAAAATAGGTATTGTGATAAAAATGTACAATGTGTGATTGTATATGTAACAGGTCTTCTTTGAAAAAGTATTTGTAACAAGACCTTGGAAAGCACTATTTGTTACAACTGATGATGACATACGTGAATGGTGGTCACGTTGGAGAGTTGATAGATATAGTGTTGCTTGGGGTGTAATGTTTGGCGCTGGTCTTGTTGCCTTGCAGAGGATCGATCACATACCAGGAACCGCATTATCTTCTTTGCTAGCATTAATTTCCTTGACTGCTTATACTACTTTTACCATATTGTGTCACTCGGTATCCGAGTGTGAAGAAATTCATTCATATGTTGCTTTCATACCAGTAATGATTTACAAATTCATTTATTCCTAAACCTATTTTTAAACGATttactttaattaatttttttattgcAGATTATCGGGTATATAGCACTGAGAAATGCATCGTTAGCATTACGCGGTAAACATTCAGCACTTCTGGCTGGTTTAGGTCGTATTAGCTTAGAAACTCTAGTCGCGCAAGGTCATATTTGGCTGGCAGcagattcacacggcgtgttagtTCTACTACCCAGATTTCCAGTATTAAATCTTTTAGTTACGTCATTTATTTTTATATGTGCAAGTCACGAAGTAAGTATTTAGTCGTTTCTATATGTCAAATTAACAACGTCCCGATTTACAAGTTGGGATAAACTGAATTTATTGTGACAGATACACAAATTAACCCAGGTGTTAGTACCATATGCAGTACCAAATGACTGGAGGTTGGTGGCtcgtaatttattattatttattgcaGTTCTTGTACCTATTGGTATCCACGATGGAATGTTTTAAAAAAAGGTGTTTTTATATGATAGAAGGGATTCACTGTATAAAAAAAGATCTTGTACATGTAAATATCATGTGTAATAGATGTGTAAGTTTGTAATTACCATTTTTCAATCAAAGTTAAATCTTTTTTATATCATTCATTTTTACATGgatgaaaataaataatttaaatacaaacatattttaactatttctAAATAGTTTCTCTATTTTTTGTAAGCTATTTTAATTTAccattaaaataaatataattgtaAATTGTAAGAGAATTTACCAGTACAAAGTCAACAAGTACTGCAGGAATtgaagataaaatttgaaagatAAAATTTGAAGATAAAATTTGCTATTTACATATTTAATTAGGTAATTGATCTATCTATTTAAAAATAGTACTATTGTATATTACTTTGCGCACTGCACGCAAGATCATTGTGCTTTATATGACTAGTATATACATCATAGCCTAAAGATATAGTACTGTCATAAAAAACTCTATACCTAGTTGgcagaaaataaaaattaaagatTTGTGCTGGTGGCCATACAACCCACTCTGCTATATATAGTTTATATGCTTTCTTAACAATCTCGTCTTTTAACTCGGGCCAACTACTTCTCTCTAATATCCCTAACGTTAAGAAGAACATTATTATATAAACTGGAGAACAGATTAATTGATCTAAAACAACTTTTTTTAGGACAATGTCAATAGTACGTCCTGGTAATTTGGCATctaaatatttataccaataatGGCATACTAAACCAACAGACATACCAGATACTGCCATGTTCCTTGTTCTATTTAAACTCCACTTATGCCACTCACCCTACAATGGAAAgaattgaaatagaaatttcgaTGAGAAATTAAGATAAAAAATATATCAATTATGTACCTTCAATATTTCATAATGTTGTTCCACTACATCTCCCGCTGCAGAGAGAGAAATAGATATTCCTATATTTGTATATAGTAAATATTTAGGAGAAAATAACTGTTCTTTAATCGCAGATATTTTATTAAACATCAAACCTATATTTCTAGTAATGTTCATAATCTAAAACAAAAAGAATAATGCTTGTGGAAAGTACGATTTCAAATTAACTACCAATTTCAGATGAACAGGTTAGTTTCTACTCTGTTCCTATCGAATAAAATTTGATCATTTTGATTAAAACGAATATTGtaaattttaaataaacataAGAGTGAACTTACGGCTAGGAATGAACATTTAATACAATATTTAATACTGTCATATATTTTGATTATTGATTATCATAAAAAGATTTAAATCACACTGTTGCTGTATGTGCACAAGTATCACAAAATTAAGGAAATTTAAATTAAGTATGTCTAAATTGAGCGTGTATTTGATTACAGTATATATATTTTCTCGCTGTTTCGGAAGTTATTTTTAAGAGCAAGGTATGTAGTCAACTCAATTTTACTCTATAATATACAAAATTCAGAAACCTAGATAGCATATTTATAACTTTACTTTGAAAGACAAAGGATTGATGTAATACGGCTTAGAAactatatatgtgtgtgtatcATACGTAATCTATCCTAAAAAGATTAATGTGCATGATCACATAAGAAATGCTAAATTAGTTTTGAAAAAAATTCTACATTACAAATTCTTAATTGTTAAATAATTTCTAAATATTAGTCCCATATAATATCAGGActggtaatattaaatttaagttTACTTGGTTACACTATTTTGGAAATATGTATACATTATTGGTCATCTTATGTTTTCTATTATTTCTGTGAAATACATTTTgcgcacatatctacgtaataTAGGTTTCAAACTTTTCAAATATTCAAACTTTTTTCCCATATAAATTTCACGTACGAAGTATGATAAATAATGAAAAGTACTGCAAAGTACAAGTAAAGAGCATTTAAGTTTCGCGCGTTAGCTGTAGAGATACCATTCGTTACTTAGTTGGCGCCGAAACTGATAAAAAAGGCGGGATCTGGTGGGATTTAACGCGGCATCGTTGATAGAGGTTGTTGTAGCAATTTCGAGTCCTTAGGCAGTGCattaaaattttaaaaattctaACGAACTTTTTGTCGTGCTAacgcacacatacacacacacacacacacacacacatatatatatatatatatatatatatacgtacatataaatatatatattcgtATATAAAGAAATGTCTCAGCCGTCAGTAACGGCGTATTTTAATACGCGTAAACGACAAGCAACTGACGATTTGCGGAGCAAGGCGAAAGTTTTGCTAATTGAACGAGAACAATCGAGATCGGTAATTAATCAGCAGATTGTATCAAATAAGGATAGCTCTGAATCATCCGGAACGTTAACTCCAATTGAACAAGATAGTACAATGGGAGCAAGTCCAAAGGTTATTCTTATGCCTGGAAAAGAGTTAACGGTGAACCGAGTAATAAAGCCCAATACTGCTGTTCGTAACATTCAATTTGATTCTCCTAAAGCAAACATTCAAAAGCCAACTAAAAATAATGCCCGTGGTCGTGCGACACGTTCACATAAGCTATCCGGACAAGAGGGTCAAGCGGATATTAGGGAAAGCTTTCAAAAGATTGCAGAGGATTTGGATGCGAAGAAGGTACTTTTTGAGAAAAAGGGGGGACTGAGTCCAAGAAAGAAACTCCCGAAAACACCTAAAAAGAACGATGCCTCTGTTGAGAACTCGTGTACAAGCGTTTCGAATGACAAGCTGCCAGCTAACTGTATGACACCAAAGAAAGAGTCTGCTATGAATAGATTGGCAAAGCAGGATCTATCTTTGAATGAAATAAAGAATAGAATTAACAAGTCTAGCAGGCTAATGGAGCTGAAAGCTTCGATTGCTCGCTTTAGGAATTGCGAACAAAAATTAGAACAGTTGCAGAAACAAAATGATACTAAGGGACCACAGATTCAGAAGTTTGGAAAGATTGAACTTGAGATACCAGTTAGGTAAAGTAGTTATGAAAAATCCTTTGGTTTGTCAATTGTTTTGCTCTAAATCCATTCAAAATGTTTACATTATTATTTGCAGCCCACAGAAAGGATATAAATCCCCAAGTAAAACTTTATTGAGCCCCTTGAAAAATAAACAATCGATGAATATCAGTCCGCAACGAAAAATTTTATTTGAACCCAAAGAAACAACCCCAAGCCCAGTGAAGGGTAGTCCAACCAAAGCACCAGCTTATCAACAATATTTGTCACTTGCGGAAAGTGGCACTTCTACATTGCCGTTGCCATATCATTATAGATTCTTGGCAGAGGCTTTTAGATGTATAGACACAGTATGTTACTTGTcatgtaaaaattaatttatttatcaaCAACTTATTACATAGTATTAATTTTACAGGTTTCTGCAATGCTCTTCAATCGCAAAGAGACAATAACTTTTAAGAAGTTAAAGCCTGCAGTTCAAGAATTATTACGTAAAAATTTCACGTTGGAACATCTGGCTCAAATCAAAACTATTTTTCCAGACGCTTACATTTTTAGCCAGGAAAAGCATCGCACGTTTGGCTCAACATCTAAGCAGGATAAATATGAGTTGATCCTTACACCTGTTGTCGAGGAGAATGATGGAAGAAATACTCCAGATTCAGATGATGTTTTGAAAACAGCATCTGAATCTAGTATGGGACCGCGAGTGTTACTCGACAGACGGAGAAAATTCTATAATACTTTGCTTGGTATACTGGTTTTTACGACAGTCAATTTTAAAAAGAAATTTGTTTAcctttatattatataaatttatattttgttTTTTACATATACAGTGTACAGAAATCCTACTATATCATATTTTTTAATTGTAGATAGAGTAAAGGATGAACACGACAATTTTTTACTCAACTTGGAAACACCGATGCATGTACCGAAAGAAAAGATCGTTCGTTTTCATCCTGAATTCGATGTGGAAAGCTGTAAACCAATCGAACAAGCTGATTTACCACAGTCACCAAATGTGGAAAAACTGACAACTGCAAAGGATGTTCTTGGTAAGAATAATATTGTAATATTGTTAATGACTTTTTAACTTTAAAATAATATGAATTTTAAACCATCGATTCATTCATTTGTTTCTCAGACAGAGCAAAATCACTGTTCAGTTGCGGCACTCGTATGGAAAAAGCACTGCAACGATTAGCTGAAGCAAAAATGACTTCAAAGACAAATTCTCCAGAAAAGAATGAAGTAGAAAATTCAACCCAAACGGAAGACGGTATGCGAAAAGTTAATATTACTGTTGTGGATACTCCGCCTGCTACACCTACTGTGCAACATAATCATCTCACTACAGCGCTTAAAGGCATACCAAAAGCGCTTCTTGAGAAGGTAGCTCtactttctttttaattttctgAATGCACATTCAGAAGGTTGAAACTCGTTCTAGTGTTTGTTCGTTTCTTAatacaaattttttttttaaacgttaGGTTCGCGCGAAGCAAGCTGCTAAAGCATTAGAAGCAATGACACGTACGCCGAACGCAGAAAAAGAAGCTGTAATGTACTCAAGACTACCTGAGCTAGTTAAAGTTTTGCGCAATATTTTTGTAGCTGAGAAGAAGGGAGTTCTAACATTGGAATTCGTAATTACAAAACTAGAAAACTCGTATAGGGCAAAATTAAGTTCTGCCGAGTTAGAGGAACACGTGCGATTGTTGTGTAAATTACTGCCAATGTGGACTAGTATACATAATGTGCGGAAAGTAGATTATTTAAAGTTACAAAAGGAAACAGATCTTGCGAAAGTAGTGAAGAGATTAGAAATTATGGCCAATAACAAAGTAAAATTATCATGATACTTATAAAATAATCCATTTTGTAACATGATTTATATACAAGGATcactatatattataatgagaaGTTCATTCATATTTTGCAATTTGTTTATTATTATCACGCTGTATTTTTAATGAATTCTATTTCGCTAAGTAGTTTAATTTTGATCTGAGAAATTTTGATTTATTATACAAAGTCTCTAGATACTATATACTGCACATACTTTGACTATCTAATacattttctaaataaaaacTTACAGTATCTTTACAGTATTATAAAACGATAATACTATTTTGTACGCAAATATATATgtttaattttttttctctagttTAAATATACTAGATTACGCATATTATGTGCCTCTAATTGTCTTAATGCACTGCCAACAATTTCAGAAAATAtatgcagttaatattatagatGCTTTATACATCGAGTATTGAAATAGTTTGATAAAACAGAGATTTGTTATATCCATGTATATGTATTACTATATGCATTATTATATACATGTATTGTGTAAAAAAAATATTGATTAAATTCTCTAACCGTTGAattgttaattaaaaaaattgataAAGTCGACAAAACCAATAACTTGTGTATTTGTTGTTCACAAGTACGTCTTTCTATATATTCCACCGATGATAAGGTAGATTGCTAAGTTTGATCAGATTTTAGTCTTTCCTAACCTTGTTTCGTCGTTAGTTGCTTTATATTTGCCAAAGTATTTAATATTATGTAAATTAAATCTTACATAAAAATAGAATCAAAAACCATGTACTTGACGAATATACTATTAAAGAAAGCTAAAAGCAAGTAAGTATAGTCAAACCAAAGCATAATACAATTTTGAGTGCGAAAGTTAGGTTAGTTTGTACGAAGTGAAATACATATTTTCCTTCTTTTCGAATAAAATTGATTTGATAATTTTTAAGCTGAGAAATGAATTGTTTCGcacatttatatttatatgtaaGTAGAATTTCTTAAAACTAAAAATACATATTGTCTACAGGCATGTTTTGGTATTACTTGAAAGCATTGCGAGTGGGCACAAACGCACACAGGTTCGTGAGAGACTAGCTGATAAATTGGCAGTGACATACTGGGATCCTTACGGTAAGTTAATTTAATGcgatataattattaaatatatttatttatacgaattttaatttcaTGTATAACGTGTACGTTTTCAGTTCAGGAAACTGTGCTCTATCGCGAGTTGAAGAAACTTAGAAGTTTAAAGAAATCGGCTTGATAAGTATATTCCCTGTATTTGTGAAGGAAGTGACAAATATTAatgtaataaatgtaaattaatTAATGAAAACAATATTATTAACGCGTTCTATTGTTTCAATTCATTCTCGAaagaaattttatttataaGCTCAAAAGGAAGGAATCAATAGTTACGCGAAAAACAATAAGATGACATCGTAAATGGTTCCGAATAGAGCGTATATACGTATATCAGATtgagagtaagagagagagaaagagagagagagagagagagagagagagagagagagagagagggggggagagagagagagagagagagagagagagagagagggagaggtagGTTGGGGTAGGTTCCCTTTGATCCTTAACAAGGAACGCAAAGTTGTATTATTTCCACCTGGATTTCAAACGGTTTGAAATTCACGAGGCGTGAAATACGgcctattctctttctcttttttactTACCCTTTCTGTGAGTTGCGTTCATCTTTACCCTACTCCTTTTCGTTCTTCTCTCCTTTTCGGCAGAGAGGAAGCAACTTTGACGTCGTTTACTCATGTTGCCAATTCAATTTCTTCCGATGCGACGTTGTTGTTGGGTAGAAAGGGGGTTGTAGTTGCGCTAAGGGTTTCTTCCTTAACCGAATCGTTTTTGTCTTTCGCGACTTGTGCATTTGACGATTTCCTACATCCGTATCTTCCACACTTTCATTCGTATTTTAAGTAAAATCTATCAACTATCATATTTAAGTATTCGTATAGAAGCGTAATTCTCATTAGCGAACGTATTTTCAGTTCTTCCGAGCATTCAAACAGTCGATTGGTAATTAATGCGTTTTATTATCGGTCATCTTTCTGAGAAAATATTGAATCCAATGGGAAGAAGAAAAGGAATTCTCCAAGTTTTTCCCCGGCACAATGAGAGTTCGAAGCAGTGCGCAACAGCGAAATTGTTAAAACGTCCGTTGTTTATGGTCGACTCAGCACAGCAGCCGGTAAAGGAGGAAACAGTACGCAACGAAAAACGAACCGGCGAGATAAGAGGGTGCAGCGCGAGCAAGAGGAGGAAAGGGCGAGAAAAGCAAAACAGAAACGaaaggaaaaagagaaagagagggaaagaaaaGGATAGCAGGAGGAAAACAGAGGCTCGTCTGGGCCTTGGCGCGTTTCAGTTGCCTCGCGTTCGAGGGCGTTTTTCGCCCGTGAGTTGTTCTTTGCTTATTACAGTGTGTGCACTGAGCTCGAGCTCGCTAAAGTGGTTTGCTGCTAATTAACTGCGTTATTTTTACAACTCTCTTGCTCCTACCCGCCTCCCACGTCTCTTACCGTTCCCTTTCCCTCTTACCTTCCCCTAACTGTTCTCTCACATTTGCAATGGGGTTCAATAATTCTGCGGCCGCAACgccctccctctctttctcactctctctgTTTTCATGTttataatgcatttcaaatataTACGCCCTAGTTGTGATATAGAATTAAAAAGATCAAATGTCTTTAAGCTTAACGCATTGCATCTCAGTCAAAGAAAATAAATTGAACAAATTCAAAATTATTTGTCACTGCAATTTTTATACTAGAAATCCATTTAACGCTGTAATTATAAGTTCTCACATATTTTATTTCTTACTCATTCCCGACATTTCGTGGTTATACCAAggcaaacataaaagtgaaccaTAGGTACGAGG containing:
- the LOC143428961 gene encoding N-acetylneuraminate (7)9-O-acetyltransferase — its product is MTSAEHFISLINVASAKKLATALVLCFIVYHGLMHLIYGSDSCKWLLTEGRYKGDKEWQPYGCMMHYYTQTDSRRCMRYLAFMGHRNHFAFIGDARIRQLYKSFISQFIVDGKTSDLTELPENSDLNFNDAQLRLNVQFLWRPQLNNFMMDNLRGWMKTDAPSLIVSGCAAMTILANNDSDTQLYSEYTMGLVRLVQPVDFLAKKNTKYLWMLQDPILKERLPAQLSSIDNRQINLCNKAAIKILSHSEAHIWESSKLVGAGVLEQSPDGYLASPLSLRQKVQILLNTYCNDHMNFDDGSCCSYPEPATTLQLLSLSALALCIIIGGGMWLYRKFCYYRTEISYLRINTTEVENTEEANNSETTQIEQPEVQDLYTLMTSLALLSIILAYFYLCDRTNFFMKENKYYSEFSFWLPLGYILALGLFFTEDRERGPRTLNREQTDEWRGLMQAVVLIYHVTGAKNVLPIYMYLRLINSAYLFLSGYGHFCYFWQTGDVSLVRFARVMFRLNFLTVSLCLCMNRPYQFYHFVPLVSFWFLVIYFLAWLPPRIYSGSLNEYGPRALLYLALKLLGLVSMITILYMSEVFFEKVFVTRPWKALFVTTDDDIREWWSRWRVDRYSVAWGVMFGAGLVALQRIDHIPGTALSSLLALISLTAYTTFTILCHSVSECEEIHSYVAFIPIIGYIALRNASLALRGKHSALLAGLGRISLETLVAQGHIWLAADSHGVLVLLPRFPVLNLLVTSFIFICASHEIHKLTQVLVPYAVPNDWRLVARNLLLFIAVLVPIGIHDGMF
- the LOC143428874 gene encoding mpv17-like protein 2 isoform X1, with the protein product MNITRNIGLMFNKISAIKEQLFSPKYLLYTNIGISISLSAAGDVVEQHYEILKGEWHKWSLNRTRNMAVSGMSVGLVCHYWYKYLDAKLPGRTIDIVLKKVVLDQLICSPVYIIMFFLTLGILERSSWPELKDEIVKKAYKLYIAEWVVWPPAQIFNFYFLPTRYRVFYDSTISLGYDVYTSHIKHNDLACSAQSNIQ
- the LOC143428874 gene encoding mpv17-like protein 2 isoform X2, whose product is MFIPSRISISLSAAGDVVEQHYEILKGEWHKWSLNRTRNMAVSGMSVGLVCHYWYKYLDAKLPGRTIDIVLKKVVLDQLICSPVYIIMFFLTLGILERSSWPELKDEIVKKAYKLYIAEWVVWPPAQIFNFYFLPTRYRVFYDSTISLGYDVYTSHIKHNDLACSAQSNIQ
- the Dup gene encoding chromatin licensing and DNA replication factor double parked; translated protein: MSQPSVTAYFNTRKRQATDDLRSKAKVLLIEREQSRSVINQQIVSNKDSSESSGTLTPIEQDSTMGASPKVILMPGKELTVNRVIKPNTAVRNIQFDSPKANIQKPTKNNARGRATRSHKLSGQEGQADIRESFQKIAEDLDAKKVLFEKKGGLSPRKKLPKTPKKNDASVENSCTSVSNDKLPANCMTPKKESAMNRLAKQDLSLNEIKNRINKSSRLMELKASIARFRNCEQKLEQLQKQNDTKGPQIQKFGKIELEIPVSPQKGYKSPSKTLLSPLKNKQSMNISPQRKILFEPKETTPSPVKGSPTKAPAYQQYLSLAESGTSTLPLPYHYRFLAEAFRCIDTVSAMLFNRKETITFKKLKPAVQELLRKNFTLEHLAQIKTIFPDAYIFSQEKHRTFGSTSKQDKYELILTPVVEENDGRNTPDSDDVLKTASESSMGPRVLLDRRRKFYNTLLDRVKDEHDNFLLNLETPMHVPKEKIVRFHPEFDVESCKPIEQADLPQSPNVEKLTTAKDVLDRAKSLFSCGTRMEKALQRLAEAKMTSKTNSPEKNEVENSTQTEDGMRKVNITVVDTPPATPTVQHNHLTTALKGIPKALLEKVRAKQAAKALEAMTRTPNAEKEAVMYSRLPELVKVLRNIFVAEKKGVLTLEFVITKLENSYRAKLSSAELEEHVRLLCKLLPMWTSIHNVRKVDYLKLQKETDLAKVVKRLEIMANNKVKLS
- the Mrpl33 gene encoding mitochondrial ribosomal protein L33, which encodes MYLTNILLKKAKSKHVLVLLESIASGHKRTQVRERLADKLAVTYWDPYVQETVLYRELKKLRSLKKSA